One Paraburkholderia agricolaris genomic region harbors:
- a CDS encoding ABC transporter ATP-binding protein, translating to MAFLEIENLHKAFGANTALHHFDMKIERGEFITFLGPSGCGKTTVLRMIAGFETPTRGTIRLDNKDVTHLRTRQRKVGMVFQSYALFPNMTVADNIGFGLKITHRPQAEISKRVEEMLQLIKLPHLGARYPWQLSGGQQQRVALARALAGKPQVLLLDEPLSALDAKIRISLRQDIRALQRELGITSIFVTHDQEEALSISDRIVVMNEGRVEQIGSPSEIYNYPRTRFVASFVGTLNILAGHVIDPKSGRMAVDGQELTTTQALPADDAGKQRMLALRPEAIVLEPAAPGRNTLSAIVEEVNFLGAVVRIRTRVKDAVISLDVFNDPNRGLPERGQPVSLGFSHENLLVLEEGGA from the coding sequence ATGGCATTCCTTGAGATAGAAAATCTGCATAAGGCCTTCGGGGCGAACACGGCGCTGCATCACTTCGACATGAAGATCGAGCGCGGCGAATTCATCACGTTTCTTGGGCCGTCCGGCTGCGGCAAGACGACGGTGCTGCGGATGATCGCCGGTTTCGAAACGCCGACGCGCGGCACCATCCGGCTCGATAACAAGGACGTGACGCATTTGCGCACGCGGCAGCGTAAGGTCGGCATGGTGTTTCAGTCGTATGCGCTGTTTCCGAACATGACCGTGGCCGATAACATCGGTTTCGGGCTGAAGATCACGCACCGTCCCCAGGCGGAGATCAGCAAGCGTGTCGAGGAGATGTTGCAACTGATCAAGCTGCCGCACCTCGGCGCGCGCTATCCGTGGCAACTGTCGGGCGGTCAGCAGCAGCGCGTGGCGCTGGCGCGCGCGCTCGCCGGCAAGCCCCAGGTGCTGCTGCTCGACGAACCACTCTCCGCGCTCGACGCGAAGATTCGCATTTCGTTGCGGCAGGACATTCGGGCGCTGCAACGCGAGTTGGGCATCACGTCGATTTTCGTCACGCACGACCAGGAAGAGGCGTTGTCGATTTCGGACCGCATCGTGGTGATGAATGAGGGGCGCGTCGAACAGATCGGTTCGCCTTCGGAGATCTACAACTATCCGCGCACGCGCTTTGTCGCATCGTTTGTCGGCACATTGAACATTCTCGCGGGGCATGTGATCGACCCGAAATCCGGCAGGATGGCCGTCGACGGTCAGGAGCTGACCACTACGCAAGCGTTGCCTGCGGACGACGCGGGCAAGCAACGCATGCTTGCGCTACGGCCTGAAGCCATCGTTCTGGAACCGGCCGCGCCGGGCCGCAATACGCTCAGCGCGATCGTCGAAGAAGTGAATTTTCTCGGTGCGGTGGTGCGCATCAGAACACGCGTGAAGGATGCGGTCATCTCACTCGATGTGTTCAATGATCCGAATCGCGGCTTGCCCGAACGCGGTCAACCGGTGTCGCTGGGTTTCTCGCACGAAAACCTGTTGGTGCTGGAAGAGGGCGGCGCATAG
- a CDS encoding sigma-54-dependent transcriptional regulator — protein MLNHGLQVLYIEDDELVRRASVQSLQLAGFDVIGHASAESAAKMISADFSGVIVSDIRLPGASGLELLAQCHERAPDVPVILVTGHGDISMAVQAMRDGAYDFIEKPFASERLIETVRRALERRKLVLENLALRRELAGQNSVAPRIIGRSPAIEQVRRLIANIAPTDASVLINGDTGAGKELIARSLHELSPRRDKPFIAVNCGALPEQMFESEMFGYEPGAFTGAAKRRIGKLEHASGGTLFLDEIESMPLALQVKLLRVLQDGVLERLGSNQPIRVNCRVVAAAKGDMAEHVADGSFRRDLLYRLNVVTIALPPLGERREDIVPLFEHFLLDAAVRYQRPAPILTDRQRASLMQRDWPGNVRELRNAADRFVLGVADDPVMSFADDSVAAQPLKERVEQFERAVIAEALEQAGGVVALAADKLQLGKATLYEKIKRYGLAAKGEGER, from the coding sequence ATGCTGAACCACGGCCTGCAAGTGCTGTACATCGAAGACGACGAACTGGTGCGCCGCGCCAGCGTGCAGAGTTTGCAACTCGCGGGCTTCGACGTGATCGGCCATGCGTCGGCGGAATCCGCGGCGAAAATGATTAGCGCGGATTTCTCCGGGGTGATCGTCAGCGATATTCGCTTGCCTGGCGCAAGCGGTCTTGAGCTGCTCGCGCAGTGCCACGAGCGTGCGCCCGACGTGCCGGTGATTCTGGTTACCGGTCACGGCGATATTTCGATGGCCGTGCAGGCGATGCGCGACGGCGCGTATGACTTCATCGAAAAGCCGTTCGCCTCCGAGCGTCTGATCGAAACCGTACGGCGTGCGCTGGAGCGCCGCAAGCTGGTGCTTGAGAATCTCGCGTTGCGCCGTGAACTGGCCGGGCAGAACTCGGTGGCGCCGCGCATCATTGGCCGTAGTCCGGCGATCGAGCAGGTGCGCCGGCTGATCGCGAATATCGCGCCGACCGACGCGTCAGTGCTGATCAACGGCGACACCGGTGCGGGCAAGGAGTTGATCGCGCGCAGTCTGCATGAACTGTCGCCACGGCGGGACAAACCGTTTATCGCGGTGAACTGCGGCGCGCTGCCGGAGCAGATGTTCGAGTCGGAAATGTTCGGCTACGAACCCGGCGCATTCACCGGTGCGGCCAAACGCCGGATCGGCAAGCTCGAACATGCTTCGGGCGGCACGTTGTTCCTCGACGAAATCGAAAGTATGCCGCTCGCGTTGCAGGTCAAGTTGCTGCGCGTATTGCAGGACGGCGTGCTGGAACGGCTCGGTTCGAATCAGCCGATTCGCGTGAATTGCCGCGTGGTGGCAGCCGCGAAGGGCGACATGGCTGAGCATGTCGCGGACGGTTCGTTTCGTCGCGATTTGCTGTACCGGTTGAACGTGGTGACGATCGCGCTGCCGCCTTTGGGTGAGCGGCGCGAAGACATCGTGCCGTTGTTCGAACACTTTCTGCTGGATGCCGCGGTGCGTTATCAACGCCCCGCGCCGATTCTCACAGACCGGCAGCGCGCGAGCCTGATGCAGCGCGACTGGCCGGGCAATGTGCGCGAACTGCGCAATGCCGCCGACCGTTTCGTGCTCGGTGTGGCCGACGATCCAGTCATGTCTTTCGCCGACGATAGCGTAGCGGCGCAACCGCTAAAGGAACGTGTCGAGCAATTCGAGCGGGCGGTGATCGCGGAGGCGTTGGAGCAGGCCGGCGGCGTCGTCGCGCTGGCGGCGGACAAGCTGCAGCTTGGGAAGGCGACGCTCTACGAGAAGATCAAACGATATGGCCTTGCGGCCAAGGGAGAAGGGGAGCGCTGA
- a CDS encoding dicarboxylate/amino acid:cation symporter, with the protein MKKPIHKVLYVQVIVAIIIGIALGHYSPDFAVDMKPLGDGFIKLIKMVIGPIIFCTVVTGIAGMEDMKKVGRVGGKALLYFEIVSTFALVLGLIATHVLKPGVGFNIDPATLDGKAVASYAAKAHGQSTVEFLMHIIPDTLVSAFAQGEILQILLIALLFGAVLATAGEKGKVVTNFIDGISHVLFGIVRIITKLAPIGAFGAMAFTIGKYGIGSLLPMLKLIGTFYLTSIVFVVVVLGIIARVVGFNILRFVGYIKEEMLIVLGTSSSEAALPQLMLKLEKLGCSRSVVGLVVPTGYSFNLDGTNIYMTMAVLFIAQATNTDLTWTQQLTLLAVTMLTSKGASGVTGAGFITLAATLAVVPTIPLSGMVLILGIDRFMSECRALTNIVGNGVATVVVSAWEKELDRNKLNAALRGDVPVKEPAGV; encoded by the coding sequence GTGAAGAAACCCATTCATAAAGTGCTGTACGTCCAGGTGATCGTGGCGATCATCATCGGCATTGCGCTTGGCCATTATTCGCCGGACTTCGCCGTCGACATGAAGCCGCTCGGTGACGGCTTCATCAAGCTGATCAAGATGGTGATCGGGCCGATCATCTTCTGCACGGTGGTGACGGGTATCGCCGGCATGGAAGACATGAAGAAGGTCGGGCGCGTCGGCGGCAAGGCGCTGCTGTACTTCGAAATCGTCTCGACGTTCGCGCTGGTGCTCGGTCTGATCGCGACACACGTGCTGAAGCCGGGCGTGGGCTTCAATATCGATCCCGCTACGCTCGACGGTAAGGCTGTCGCGTCGTATGCCGCGAAGGCACACGGCCAGAGCACGGTCGAATTCCTGATGCACATCATTCCGGACACGCTCGTGTCCGCGTTCGCTCAGGGCGAAATCCTGCAGATCCTGCTGATCGCGTTGCTGTTTGGCGCGGTGCTGGCCACGGCTGGTGAGAAGGGCAAGGTCGTCACGAACTTCATCGACGGAATCTCGCACGTGCTGTTCGGCATTGTGCGCATCATCACGAAGCTGGCGCCGATCGGCGCGTTCGGCGCGATGGCGTTCACGATCGGCAAGTACGGCATCGGCTCGCTGCTGCCCATGCTCAAGCTGATCGGCACGTTCTATCTGACCTCGATCGTGTTCGTGGTGGTCGTGCTCGGCATCATCGCGCGTGTGGTGGGCTTCAACATCCTGCGCTTTGTCGGCTACATCAAGGAAGAGATGCTGATCGTGCTTGGCACGAGTTCGTCGGAAGCCGCGCTGCCGCAACTGATGCTGAAACTCGAAAAGCTCGGCTGCTCGCGCTCGGTGGTGGGCCTCGTAGTGCCGACCGGTTACTCGTTCAACCTCGACGGCACCAACATCTACATGACGATGGCCGTGCTGTTCATCGCCCAGGCAACCAACACTGACCTCACGTGGACGCAGCAACTCACGCTGCTGGCGGTGACGATGCTGACGTCGAAGGGCGCAAGCGGCGTGACGGGCGCGGGTTTCATCACGCTGGCCGCCACGCTCGCGGTGGTGCCGACCATTCCGCTGTCGGGCATGGTGCTGATTCTCGGAATCGACCGCTTCATGAGCGAATGCCGCGCGCTGACGAACATCGTCGGCAACGGTGTGGCGACGGTGGTGGTGTCGGCATGGGAAAAGGAACTGGACCGCAACAAGCTGAACGCCGCGTTGCGGGGTGACGTGCCGGTTAAAGAGCCGGCTGGCGTTTAA
- a CDS encoding sensor histidine kinase, which produces MKASAHRDPAPSAEEARAGGAPPYATISDPHRSGIANVTRRLLILFALVAGLVAACGLTYSIAWQSGIDNLRHNAAVRVDRTTSALKSTLERYESLPYLLAEHPIVQDVLVNPTPANVQRANLYLEDLNRHARATVTYIIPLDGYCVAASNWHGPGSFIGAGYQFRPYFLDAVKGGVGRFFGIGTISQAPGYYISQPVRRDGRIVGVAVVKLDLEWFQGADASEPLVVTDDHGVIFLSSVPAWKYHTIRPLSGQVADSIYQARQYAQQPIAPLPVTIERTLEGNAQIVRIGGGRYAPRYLASRRGMGEPDWHLITMSPVNPVDADARNATIVTGFGYVSLVLLAFYWRMRRARVREVMRSRSLLQKAYAELNQRVAERTADLSQANEQLQKEVAERTRAEQELRAAHDELIQASKLAALGQMAAGITHELNQPLAALRGFSDNTRVLLERGDQASARENLEAIAALTERMGKITNQLKLFVGRARPRSARAPIMRALRNVVALLQKRLQGVDVELVLLDADTGVRTSLNLADDHPDLIAHCDDLRLEQVLINLLGNALDATAGMAPPRIWIEVEATESSVSFAVRDNGPGIPDDVLPRLFEPFFTTKEMGQGLGLGLAISSSIARDCGGTLVAGNAPDGGALFVLTLRRARVQTSHTSDPLIAGS; this is translated from the coding sequence ATGAAAGCGTCCGCGCACCGTGATCCCGCGCCGTCGGCCGAGGAAGCTCGCGCCGGCGGCGCGCCGCCTTATGCCACAATATCCGATCCACACCGATCGGGAATTGCCAACGTGACGCGCCGCCTGCTGATCCTCTTCGCGCTCGTCGCCGGGCTCGTGGCGGCGTGCGGGCTCACGTACAGCATTGCGTGGCAAAGCGGCATCGACAACTTGCGGCACAACGCCGCGGTACGGGTCGATCGCACCACGAGCGCGCTGAAAAGCACGCTCGAGCGTTACGAATCGCTGCCTTATTTGCTGGCCGAACATCCCATCGTGCAGGACGTGCTGGTCAATCCCACTCCTGCCAACGTCCAGCGCGCCAATCTCTATCTCGAAGACCTCAACCGCCACGCGCGGGCAACGGTCACCTACATCATTCCGCTCGACGGCTATTGCGTCGCCGCGAGCAACTGGCACGGGCCGGGCAGCTTCATCGGCGCGGGCTATCAATTCCGGCCATATTTTCTCGATGCGGTGAAGGGCGGCGTGGGTCGCTTCTTCGGTATCGGCACGATTTCGCAGGCGCCGGGTTATTACATCTCGCAGCCGGTGCGGCGCGACGGCAGGATCGTCGGCGTGGCGGTCGTCAAACTCGATCTCGAATGGTTTCAGGGCGCGGATGCGTCCGAGCCGCTGGTGGTTACCGACGACCACGGCGTGATCTTTTTGTCGTCGGTGCCGGCGTGGAAATATCACACGATCCGGCCGTTGTCGGGACAGGTCGCCGATTCGATCTATCAGGCGCGCCAGTACGCGCAACAGCCGATTGCGCCACTGCCGGTGACGATCGAGCGCACGCTCGAAGGCAATGCGCAGATCGTGCGCATCGGCGGCGGCCGTTATGCGCCGCGCTATCTGGCGTCGCGGCGCGGCATGGGTGAGCCGGACTGGCATCTGATCACAATGTCGCCCGTCAATCCGGTCGACGCCGACGCGCGCAACGCGACTATCGTTACCGGTTTCGGATATGTGTCGCTGGTCCTGCTCGCGTTCTACTGGAGAATGCGCCGCGCCCGTGTGCGCGAAGTGATGCGTAGCCGTTCCCTGCTGCAAAAGGCCTATGCGGAATTGAACCAGCGCGTGGCCGAGCGCACCGCGGATCTCTCGCAGGCGAACGAACAGTTGCAGAAGGAAGTGGCCGAGCGGACGCGCGCCGAACAGGAGTTGCGCGCGGCGCACGATGAGCTGATCCAGGCGAGCAAGCTCGCCGCGTTGGGTCAGATGGCGGCCGGCATTACGCATGAATTGAATCAGCCACTTGCGGCGCTGCGCGGTTTCTCCGACAACACGCGGGTGCTGCTCGAGCGCGGTGACCAGGCTTCGGCGCGCGAGAATCTCGAAGCGATCGCGGCGCTTACCGAACGCATGGGCAAGATCACCAATCAGTTGAAGCTGTTCGTCGGGCGCGCCCGGCCGCGTAGCGCGCGTGCGCCGATCATGCGAGCGTTGCGCAACGTCGTTGCGCTGCTGCAAAAACGCCTGCAAGGCGTCGACGTCGAACTCGTGTTGCTCGATGCCGACACTGGCGTGCGTACATCGCTGAATCTGGCCGACGACCATCCCGATCTGATCGCCCATTGCGACGATCTGCGGCTCGAACAGGTGCTGATCAATCTGCTCGGCAACGCGCTCGACGCGACGGCGGGAATGGCACCCCCGCGCATCTGGATCGAGGTTGAAGCCACGGAGTCGAGCGTTTCGTTCGCGGTGCGCGACAACGGCCCCGGCATTCCCGACGACGTGCTGCCGCGTCTGTTCGAACCATTTTTCACGACGAAGGAAATGGGCCAGGGGCTGGGACTCGGTCTCGCGATTTCATCGTCGATTGCGCGCGACTGCGGCGGCACGCTGGTAGCGGGCAACGCGCCGGACGGCGGTGCATTATTCGTGTTGACGCTGCGCCGCGCGCGCGTGCAGACGAGCCATACTTCGGATCCGCTTATCGCCGGTTCCTGA